The Streptomyces sp. NBC_01142 genome has a window encoding:
- a CDS encoding IS110 family transposase, which produces MDVLHERCAGLDISKKDAKVCVRTPSTKRRGSFTTETTTWGSTTNAVLDLRDHLLAAQVTLVVIEATSDYWKPFYYVLTEGLDVVLVNARQVKNLPGRKTDVSDAAWLAQLGAHGLVRPSFVPPEPVRELRDLTRARTTATRERGRVVQRLEKLLEDTGIKLSAVASDIMGVSGRAMLEALIRGEADPRVLADLAKRKLRNKIPELTEALTGRFREHHAFLARLYLDQYDQLTTMIDQLTGRIEEAMAPFRGALDLLDTIPGINQATAEVIIAETGGDMTRFASAKHLASWAGVCPGHHESAGRTKNTKVRPGNPYLKGALGLAAFGAVRTKDTYLQARYKRLTARRGPLRALVAVEHSIITAIWHMLTDNVAYQELGGTYFTQRDPERATRRAITQLNQLGYTVTLNPRENAA; this is translated from the coding sequence GTGGACGTACTGCACGAACGCTGCGCCGGCCTCGACATCAGCAAGAAGGACGCCAAGGTCTGCGTCCGCACCCCGAGTACGAAGCGGCGGGGGTCCTTCACGACCGAGACCACGACGTGGGGATCAACGACGAACGCGGTCCTGGATCTGCGGGACCATCTGCTCGCCGCACAGGTGACGCTGGTAGTGATCGAGGCGACCAGTGACTACTGGAAGCCCTTCTACTACGTGCTGACCGAGGGCCTGGACGTGGTCCTGGTCAACGCGCGGCAGGTCAAGAACCTACCCGGCCGCAAGACGGACGTCTCGGACGCGGCCTGGCTGGCCCAGCTCGGCGCCCACGGCCTGGTCAGGCCCTCCTTCGTGCCGCCCGAGCCGGTCCGCGAACTGCGCGACCTGACCCGGGCCCGGACCACCGCCACCCGTGAACGCGGCCGTGTGGTCCAGCGGCTGGAGAAACTCCTGGAGGACACCGGCATCAAACTCTCCGCGGTCGCCTCCGACATCATGGGCGTCTCCGGCCGGGCCATGCTCGAAGCCCTCATCCGCGGCGAAGCCGACCCGCGGGTCCTCGCGGACCTGGCCAAACGCAAGCTCCGCAACAAGATCCCCGAACTCACCGAGGCCCTGACCGGACGGTTCCGCGAGCACCACGCGTTCCTGGCCCGACTGTATCTGGATCAGTACGACCAGCTCACCACGATGATCGACCAGCTCACCGGACGCATCGAGGAGGCGATGGCCCCCTTTCGTGGCGCCCTCGACCTCCTCGACACCATCCCCGGCATCAACCAGGCCACCGCCGAAGTGATCATCGCGGAGACCGGCGGGGACATGACCCGGTTCGCCTCCGCCAAACACCTCGCGTCCTGGGCCGGGGTCTGCCCCGGCCACCACGAGTCCGCCGGCCGTACCAAGAACACGAAGGTCCGGCCCGGCAACCCCTATCTCAAAGGCGCCCTCGGCCTCGCGGCATTCGGCGCTGTGAGAACCAAGGACACCTACCTGCAGGCCCGTTACAAGCGGCTGACCGCCCGCCGCGGCCCGCTCCGGGCACTGGTCGCCGTCGAGCACTCGATCATCACCGCGATCTGGCACATGCTCACCGACAACGTCGCCTACCAGGAACTCGGCGGCACCTACTTCACCCAACGCGACCCCGAACGCGCCACCCGCCGAGCCATCACCCAGCTCAACCAGCTCGGCTACACCGTCACCCTCAACCCGAGGGAGAACGCAGCCTGA